The following coding sequences lie in one Cloeon dipterum chromosome 1, ieCloDipt1.1, whole genome shotgun sequence genomic window:
- the Ufd4 gene encoding E3 ubiquitin-protein ligase HECTD1 isoform X2, with amino-acid sequence MAEVDPETLLEWLNTGQGEERDMQLIALEQLCMLLLMSDNVDRCFESCPPRTFLPALCRIFLDECAPDNVLEVTARAVTYYLDVSAECTRRIVAMDGAVKAICNRLVVAEVASRTAKDLAEQCIKVLELICTREAGAVFEAGGLNCVLGFIRDHGWRVHKDTLHSAMAVVSRLCTKMEPHEASLPACVAALSDLLKHEDTHVADGALRCFASLADRFTRRGVDPQPLAQHGLVNELLQRLSSAAGAAPACPSTPGVAGASSATPETSKSSASVSTIISLLSTLCRGSPGITHDLLRSELPDAIEKALKGDERCTLDTMRLVDLLLVLLFEGRKALAQKGSSVISGSQLPRLRRMEGVGEKTHRQLIDCIRSKDTDALVEAIDSGGIEVNFMDDVGQTLLNWASAFGTQEMVEFLCERGADVNKGQRSSSLHYAACFGRPAIAKVLLRHGANPDLRDEDGKTPLDKARERNDEGHREVAAILQSPGEWVLEKEKKPECEAEESSEPRGDPDMAPVYLRRLLPVFCATFQSTMLPSVRKASLSLIKKMAHYIQPALLAELCTGENNCGSTVVEVIATVLDNEEDEDGHLVVLNVIQDLMTKAPEAFLDHFAKLGVFTKVMQLAGPQEQQQEASGGADESEETAAEEAKEILMGKAYHWRDWSLCRGRDCLYMWSDAAALELSNGSNGWFRFILDGKLATMYSSGSPEGGTDTTESRGEFSEKLQRARSQVKPNTPSQPILSKVGSARLVVGNWALSCRKDGELHIHNSDGQQQQATILREDLPGFIFESNRGTKHSFIAETSLGPEFSAGWTGKRGKRLRSKLEAMKQKVKITAQEIYDKYFRAAQAQPRGVVAKLGSIVGQIERACQKQCMPAREHGTGWRELLTGALKELATLLREEGVVSAYELHSSGLVQALLGLLATSRWDDESNGRRAKLHKQRVHLFNKCFGEATAASGPSSALVLVRKLVAVLESIEKFPVYLYDTPGAGYGLQVLTRRLRFRLEKGVGESSLIDRTGRSLKMEPLSTVSQLERHLLKMVAKQWYDFERSTFAFVHKLKEGSKIAFKHQHDFDENGLLYWIGTNAKTSPEWVNPGQYGLVVVTSSEGRNLPYGRLEDILSRDSSALNCHTNDDKRAWFAIDLGVWLIPTSYTLRHARGYGRSALRNWQLQVSKDGIIWATLYSHVDDCSLNEPGSTASWPLVPPGEEGQGWRHIRIQQTGKNASGQTHYLSLSGFEIYGTVTGVCEDLGKAAKEAEANLRRQRRLLRTQVLKHLSVGARVVRGLDWKWRDQDGSPPGEGTVTGELHNGWIDVTWDHGGSNSYRMGAEGKYDLRLASDPEALASKKKSDNNKSSVLTSRKSSSTPSLPEATTDSKGSVASTDQAASADNLAAKQAAEAIAESVLSVARAEAIVAVTGENQAAATAPPSGNELSVVVHALRDAELVMGGDLATIVESLALGETQHGKGSRGVKIASDEGAASSAANNQNNSGKKDKSVSVPNLSDFITRRRPAAAAPPSPSPAPCRGGGVSSLVRLALSSNFPGGLLSTAQSYPSLSSSGATTATGSVSTSSGTGACLNQALTMSLTSTSSESEQVSLEDFLESCRAPTLLAELEDDDELPEPDEDENDDDENEDDDDYEEVMVSRTLLALMNQRVFQEEEGYEAAVRGSALGGKRRSWDDEFVLKRQFSALIPAFDPRPGRTNVNQTTDLEVPPPGSEDSGSSRETTLLPQPKLKLVLKGPNLPGVPDQEISLEDPEWTIFRAVQHLVESADLGTRQEKMRRIWEPVYTIIYKEDCQGLLDYPRQKSTPISSPPAACSVEDVLQLLRHLYVISLSKDENASFLPDDSSERDLGVPPEEFTSKKITNKLMQQIQDPLVLSSGALPVWCEELNHSCPFLFPFETRQLYFNCTAFGASRSIVWLQTQRDVTLERQRAPGLSPRRDDPHEFRVGRLKHERVRVPRGELPWAEQVMRLHAERKSILEVEFTGEEGTGLGPTLEFYALVAAELQRRDLGLWLCDEDGPEEPKSPSDPGYYVRRSCGLFPAPLPQDSPACDRAVRYFHFLGVFLAKVLQDNRLVDLPLSQPFLKLMCHGDIRTTVNERIGILPSNTIEEEVMMSSYISEESEKELELDPPKLFSEDSFPWFSGILGHEDLKAVDQVRGFFLQQLQDLAARKNRILQDNTLSAEARNHQVANLALSMGQGGAVARLEDLALTMQYLPSSRCFNFAAADLRHNGGDEDIRLENVEEYVDLTLKFCLETGIRRQMEAFREGFNRVFSLEKLRAFSPEEVRLMMCGNQNPQWTKEDLINYTEPKLGYTRDSPGFLRFVDVLVAMNAEERKAFLQFTTGCSSLPPGGLANLHPRLTVVRKVDAGEGSYPSVNTCVHYLKLPEYPTEDILRERLLAATREKGFHLN; translated from the exons ATGGCTGAGGTGGATCCGGAAACCCTGCTGGAATGGCTTAACACTGGCCAAGGAGAAGAACGGGACATGCAGCTGATCGCCCTCGAGCAACTGTgcatgctgctgctgatgtcTGACAATGTCGACCGCTGTTTCGAGTCTTGTCCTCCAAGAACCTTCCTCCCAGCTCTGTGCCGCATTTTCCTGGACGAGTGCGCTCCTGATAACGTGCTCGAAGTCACCGCCAGAGCTGTCACCTACTACCTGGACGTGTCTGCCGAATGCACCAGGCGCATTGTGGCCATGGACGGAGCAGTCAAGGCCATCTGCAACCGCTTGGTGGTGGCCGAAGTGGCTTCCAGGACTGCCAAAGACCTTGCAGAACAGTGCATCAAG GTACTGGAATTGATCTGCACCCGTGAGGCCGGCGCCGTTTTTGAAGCGGGTGGCCTCAACTGTGTTTTGGGTTTCATCCGCGACCATGGATGGCGCGTGCACAAGGACACGCTGCATTCTGCTATGGCCGTGGTGTCCCGGCTGTGCACCAAGATGGAGCCGCACGAGGCCTCGCTGCCCGCCTGCGTGGCTGCCCTGTCTGACCTACTCAAACACGAAGACACGCACGTGGCCGACGGCGCCTTGCGTTGCTTCGCCTCGCTGGCGGACAGGTTCACTCGCAGAGGGGTGGACCCGCAGCCCCTGGCCCAGCACGGTCTCGTCAACGAGCTGCTGCAGCGCTTGTCCTCGGCCGCGGGCGCAGCCCCCGCGTGTCCCAGCACCCCCGGCGTGGCCGGAGCCTCCTCTGCCACCCCCGAGACATCTAAGTCATCAGCGTCTGTGTCGACTATCATTAGTCTGCTGTCCACCCTGTGCAGGGGCAGCCCTGGAATCACACATGATCTGCTAAGGTCTGAACTGCCCGACGCCATCGAGAAGGCTCTGAAGGGAGATGAAAG GTGCACGCTGGACACAATGCGCCTAGTAGACCTGCTTCTGGTCCTGCTTTTTGAAGGCCGAAAAGCTCTAGCTCAAAAAGGCTCCAGTGTAATTTCTGGAAGCCAGCTGCCGCGTCTTCGTCGTATGGAAGGTGTAGGTGAGAAAACACACCGTCAGCTGATTGATTGCATCCGTAGCAAAGATACTGATGCGTTGGTCGAGGCCATTGACTCAGGAG GCATTGAGGTCAACTTCATGGATGATGTCGGCCAGACCCTTTTGAATTGGGCCTCGGCCTTTGGAACACAGGAAATGGTAGAGTTTTTGTGCGAGCGGGGCGCTGATGTGAACAAAG GCCAAAGATCGTCATCACTTCATTATGCAGCTTGTTTCGGCCGGCCCGCAATTGCCAAAGTGCTTCTCAGGCACGGTGCTAATCCCGATTTGAGAGACGAGGATGGGAAAACGCCGCTAGACAAGGCAAGAGAGCGCAACGACGAGGGCCACAGGGAAGTCGCAGCTATTTTGCAGTCTCCGGGCGAATGGGTTctggaaaaagaaaagaagccTGAATGCGAGGCTGAAGAGTCTTCAGAACCCAGAGGCGATCCTGACATGGCCCCTGTTTACCTTAGACGGCTGCTGCCTGTCTTTTGCGCCACTTTTCAAAGTACCATGCTGCCTTCAGTGCGCAAGGCCAGCCTCAGTCTCATCAAAAAGATGGCCCATTACATCCAGCCGGCTCTGCTCGCTGAGCTCTGCACTGGCGAAAACAACTGCGGCTCCACGGTGGTCGAAGTAATCGCTACTGTTTTGGACAACGAG GAGGACGAGGATGGCCATCTTGTCGTGTTGAACGTAATTCAAGACCTGATGACCAAAGCTCCTGAGGCCTTCCTCGACCACTTTGCCAAACTGGGAGTGTTCACTAAAGTTATGCAGCTTGCGGGCCCCCAGGAACAGCAACAGGAAGCTTCAGGCGGAGCAGACGAATCTGAAGAAACCGCCGCCGAGGAAGCCAAAGAGATCCTCATGGGTAAAGCGTACCACTGGCGGGATTGGAGTTTGTGCCGCGGCCGTGACTGTCTTTACATGTGGAGCGACGCCGCTGCCCTGGAATTGAGCAATGGCAGCAACGGGTGGTTCCGCTTCATTCTGGACGGAAAACTGGCCACAATGTACTCCAGTGGGAGTCCAGAAGGCGGCACAGACACCACTG AAAGCAGAGGCGAGTTCTCTGAAAAACTCCAAAGAGCCAGATCACAGGTGAAGCCAAATACTCCAAGCCAGCCGATCTTGAGCAAAGTTGGCTCAGCTAGACTGGTCGTCGGAAACTGGGCACTCTCGTGCAGGAAAGATGGAGAGCTACACATCCACAATTCAGATGGACAACag CAGCAAGCAACTATTTTGAGGGAGGACCTGCcgggttttatttttgaatcaaaCAGAGGCACAAAGCACTCATTCATAGCCGAAACATCTCTCGGGCCGGAATTCTCTGCTGGATGGACTGGTAAACGAGGAAAGAGACTGAGATCTAAACTTGAAGCCATGAAACAAAAG GTTAAGATTACGGCTCAAGAAATCTACGACAAGTACTTCAGAGCCGCCCAGGCGCAACCAAGGGGTGTTGTGGCCAAACTAGGAAGTATTGTCGGCCAGATTGAACGTGCCTGCCAAAAACAATGCATGCCTGCCCGCGAGCACGGAACTGGATGGAGAGAGTTGCTGACTGGAGCGCTCAAAGAACTGGCCACCCTTCTGCGGGAGGAAGGCGTGGTCTCTGCCTACGAATTGCACAGCTCAGGACTGGTGCAAGCACTTCTTGGACTGCTCGCCACCAGCCGTTGGGacgacgagtcaaacggtcgCCGTGCCAAACTCCACAAGCAGCGTGTTCACCTCTTCAATAAGTGTTTTGGAGAGGCAACTGCTGCCAGCGGGCCGAGCTCTGCGTTGGTCCTCGTCAGGAAACTAGTTGCTGTATTAGAGTCCATAGAAAAATTCCCTGTGTACTTGTACGACACACCTGGAGCTGGATACGGCCTGCAGGTGTTGACCAGGAGACTGCGTTTCCGTCTTGAAAAGGGTGTTGGGGAAAGCTCTCTTATCGACAGAACCGGAAGAAGTCTGAAAATGGAGCCGCTGAGCACTGTATCTCAATTGGAAAGACACCTTTTGAAGATGGTGGCGAAACAGTGGTATGACTTTGAAAGGTCCACCTTTGCTTTCGTGCACAAGCTAAAGGAAGGATctaaaattgctttcaaaCACCAACATGACTTTGATGAGAACGGTCTTCTCTACTGGATTGGCACAAATGCCAA AACGTCCCCAGAGTGGGTGAATCCTGGACAGTACGGTCTTGTGGTTGTCACTTCCTCCGAAGGCCGCAACCTTCCGTATGGGCGTCTAGAGGATATCCTTAGTCGAGATTCGTCTGCACTGAATTGCCACACCAATGATGACAAGCGGGCTTGGTTTGCCATCGATCTTGGAGTGTGGCTTATTCCAACTTCCTACACACTTCGCCATGCTCGAGGCTACGGCCGATCAGCATTGCGTAACTGGCAGCTACAG GTCTCAAAAGATGGCATTATTTGGGCCACACTCTACAGCCACGTGGATGACTGCTCGCTGAATGAGCCTGGAAGCACCGCTTCGTGGCCTCTTGTGCCTCCTGGAGAGGAAGGACAGGGCTGGCGACACATCAGAATCCAACAGACTGGCAAGAACGCGTCTGGCCAGACTCATTATCTCAGCCTCTCAGGATTTGAAATCTATGGCACAGTGACCGGTGTTTGCGAAGATCTTG GCAAAGCTGCCAAAGAAGCTGAAGCAAACTTGAGACGGCAACGGCGCCTACTTCGCACGCAAGTGCTGAAACACCTCTCTGTTGGTGCAAGAGTTGTCCGCGGCCTCGACTGGAAGTGGCGTGACCAGGACGGTAGCCCTCCTGGTGAAGGAACGGTCACTGGAGAACTCCACAATGGCTGGATCGACGTCACTTGGGACCACGGCGGCTCTAACTCGTACAGAATGGGCGCTGAGGGAAAGTATGATCTGAGGCTGGCTTCAGATCCTGAAGCGCTGgcatcaaagaaaaaatctgacaACAACAAGAGCAGTGTGCTCACCAGCAGGAAATCCAGTTCCACGCCTAGCTTGCCTGAAGCAACAACAGACTCAAAAGGTTCAGTGGCAAGCACTGATCAAGCTGCGTCTGCAGATAATTTGGCTGCAAAG caggCAGCTGAAGCAATCGCCGAGAGCGTCTTGTCGGTTGCACGCGCTGAGGCGATCGTGGCCGTGACTGGGGAAAACCAGGCAGCTGCCACCGCTCCTCCTTCAGGAAACGAGTTGTCTGTTGTTGTGCACGCACTTCGCGACGCTGAGCTTGTCATGGGCGGCGACCTTGCCACCATCGTTGAGAGTCTGGCCCTGGGCGAGACCCAGCATGGCAAGGGCTCTCGCGGTGTCAAGATCGCGAGCGATGAAGGGGCAGCCTCTTCTGCGGCCAACAATCAGAACAACAGCGGTAAGAAGGATAAGAGTGTGAGTGTGCCCAACCTGTCGGACTTCATCACGCGACGCcgcccagcagcagcggcgccgCCCTCGCCCTCCCCTGCACCGTGCAGAGGAGGCGGCGTTTCGAGCCTTGTCCGACTCGCCCTCTCATCCAACTTCCCAG GCGGCCTCTTAAGCACTGCCCAGAGCTATCCCAGCCTCAGCTCTAGTGGAGCCACCACTGCGACCGGATCCGTATCCACCTCGTCCGGAACTGGAGCTTGTCTCAATCAAGCTTTGACCATGAGCTTGACCTCTACTTCGAGTGAAAGTGAACAAGTGAGTCTTGAG GATTTCTTGGAAAGCTGCCGCGCTCCAACACTCCTAGCAGAGTTGGAAGACGACGATGAGCTGCCAGAGCCTGATGAAGACGAAAACGATGATGATGAGAATGAGGACGATGATGACTACGAGGAGGTCATGGTTAGCAGAACTTTGCTTGCCCTCATG AATCAACGTGTGTTTCAGGAGGAGGAAGGGTATGAGGCGGCTGTGCGTGGTTCTGCTCTTGGAGGAAAACGCCGCAGCTGGGATGACGAGTTTGTTCTGAAAAGGCAGTTCTCGGCCCTCATACCCGCCTTTGATCCGCGACCAGGTCGAACCAACGTCAATCAGACCACCGACTTGGAAGTGCCCCCTCCCGGCTCCGAAGACTCTGGCAGCTCCAGGGAGACCACGCTGCTTCCCCAACCAAAGTTGAAATTAGTCCTGAAGGGACCCAATCTGCCGGGAGTTCCTGACCAAGAGATTTCGCTGGAAGATCCCGAGTGGACCATTTTCCGCGCAGTGCAGCATCTCGTTGAGTCTGCTGATCTGGGAACTCGTCAGGAGAAAATGCGCCGAATTTGGGAACCAGTTTACAC aatcaTTTATAAAGAAGATTGTCAGGGATTGCTTGATTATCCGAGACAAAAGTCCACCCCGATCAGCAGTCCACCAGCAGCTTGCTCTGTGGAAGATGTGTTGCAGCTGCTGCGCCACCTGTATGTGATAAGTCTGAGCAAGGACGAAAACGCTTCCTTCCTGCCTGACGACTCAAGTGAGAGAGACCTGGGCGTGCCTCCTGAGGAGTTCACCAGCAAGAAGATCACCAACAAACTGATGCAGCAGATCCAAGACCCGCTGGTACTGTCTTCAGGCGCACTGCCGGTCTGGTGCGAGGAGCTCAACCACTCGTGCCCGTTCCTGTTCCCGTTTGAGACGCGCCAGCTGTACTTCAACTGCACCGCGTTCGGCGCCTCGCGCTCGATCGTGTGGCTGCAGACGCAGCGCGACGTGACCCTGGAACGGCAGCGTGCGCCCGGGCTAAGCCCACGCCGCGACGACCCGCACGAATTCCGTGTTGGCCGGCTGAAGCACGAGAGAGTGCGTGTTCCGCGAGGCGAGCTGCCCTGGGCTGAGCAG GTGATGCGGCTGCATGCGGAGCGCAAGTCAATCTTAGAAGTGGAATTCACGGGCGAGGAAGGCACCGGTCTGGGCCCCACCCTTGAATTCTACGCCCTGGTCGCGGCCGAGTTGCAGCGGCGTGACCTCGGCCTCTGGCTGTGCGACGAAGACGGACCCGAAGAGCCAAAGTCGCCTTCGGACCCTGGATACTACGTCAGGAGATCTTGTGGACTGTTCCCAGCGCCACTGCCACAAGACTCGCCCGCCTGTGATCGAGCAGTTCGATACTTCCACTTTTTGGGCGTGTTCCTCGCCAAAGTATTGCAAGACAACCGGCTGGTGGACCTGCCCCTGTCGCAGCCCTTCCTCAAGCTCATGTGTCACGGCGACATCAGGACCACGGTCAATGAGAGGATAGGCATCTTGCCCAGCAACACGATCGAAGAGGAGGTCATGATGTCCTCCTACATCAGCGAGGAGAGTGAGAAGGAACTGGAGCTTGACCCGCCGAAACTCTTCTCAGAGGATTCGTTCCCTTG GTTTTCTGGCATCCTGGGTCACGAAGATCTCAAGGCTGTGGACCAGGTCCGAGGATTCTTCCTGCAGCAACTGCAGGACTTAGCCGCGCGCAAGAACCGTATCCTGCAGGACAACACGCTTAGCGCTGAGGCCCGCAACCACCAGGTGGCGAACCTAGCCCTGTCGATGGGGCAGGGTGGCGCCGTGGCGCGGCTGGAGGACCTGGCGCTGACGATGCAGTACCTTCCTTCGTCCCGTTGCTTCAACTTTGCTGCCGCCGACTTGCGGCACAATGGCGGAGACGAGGACATTCGGCTGGAGAACGTGGAAGAGTATGTTGATCTCACGCTGAAATTCTGCCTGGAGACAGGCATCCGGCGCCAAATGGAGGCCTTCAGGGAAGGCTTCAACAGGGTTTTCAGTCTGGAAAAGCTGCGCGCTTTCAGTCCCGAGGAGGTGCGGCTCATGATGTGTGGCAACCAGAATCCGCAGTGGACCAAGGAGGACTTGATTAATTACACCGAGCCAAAGCTGGGATACACCAGAGAcag TCCTGGTTTCCTGCGTTTTGTGGACGTCTTGGTGGCAATGAACGCTGAAGAGCGGAAAGCCTTCCTCCAGTTTACGACTGGCTGCTCATCACTGCCGCCAGGTGGACTGGCTAATCTGCACCCGCGGCTGACAGTGGTGCGGAAGGTGGATGCCGGGGAGGGCAGCTATCCGTCGGTCAATACCTGCGTTCACTACCTGAAGCTACCTGAGTACCCGACAGAGGATATTTTGCGAGAACGGCTTCTGGCTGCCACCAGGGAGAAGGGATTCCACCTGAACTAG